The genomic region AACTGCGTATCGCTATATCGAACAGCCATAAGGTTCGTATCGATATCATCCTTCGCGAGCTCGATAAGATGCCTCCACTCATACACTCCCAGCCGGTCGAAGCGTCGGAATAATTCTTTAGGGCGACCAACTACGACATCATCCAGAAAGGAACAGGCTCTGATACATTTTGACCCGTGATATTTCTTATCATCACTGACGTACCAGAGAATTCGACCGGGGGCTGTGAGACCTCCGTTGGGCAGGGCTGATCGATAGTACACTCCTTCTCTATTCAAGCTCAGTTTCGTTCTTGCACCAAAAAGATCCTGATTGGCAAGGTCATCATCAAAGAGCTCTGCCGCCCACTTTGGCTGAATTGAAATTATATAACTTGGTACTGGAGCATCGATAATCTTGAGAGGCCAATACGCACGCTCTAGCTTGTGCGCAGTTAGTGCATCGGATCTTACTATTTGCGACAGTCCCGTCATGGCATCAGGCTTACTTCCACTCCCTCCTACCCCTCCGACCAAGCCGAGTTGCTCAACGAAGGTCTTCGCGGTCACTGCGATGGGCATCGTATACTTAACCCAATGACGATCTTCTCGACTGAACCCATCTCTCCTAAGTTCTTCCCCGACAAAATCCACGCAGTAGGGGTCGGAGATCACGATCCTTGATCGATTTTCTGCTGCCGCTCCCGTCACCATTCGAAGCAACAGATTTCGTAAAATTGCGACAGCTTCGGGCCCACGAGCGACTCTCATGAATGGAACGAGTAACTCCGCTTCGTTGGAGCATTCATACACTACCAAAGCAGCCGGCTTCTCTTCCCCCCAAAACAAACCCCAACATTGGCAAGTTTTTGGAGCAGCAAGGTACTTGCAAAAACGCTCTCGAAATCTGGCCTTAGTCTCTTTTCTTTCTGTGGCCTGCAAGGCACAAACAAAATCATCGGTTGGCGTTTGTTGCAACCGTCGAAGCGTCAATACGCCTGCGACTCGTGCAGGATTATATTTTGAGCGTTCTTGCAGTTCGTCCAACTGGGCAATGAGATCAGAGGGTCTTATTGCCGATGTCCCAAATTCTCGATAAAGCCGATGAGAGAGATTCAGGAGCTTTTCATCCCGAGTCACGAAAAACCTACATCCGGATGCGACAGTCCACGCAAGCTGCCTAATATCTGATGCATCGCTCTCAGAGAGAGGGTGGCGAAAGTATTGCTTCACCTTACTTTCGGCAGCAGCAAACTTGTCATGGCGAGGCCTTACGGATACAAATTGCCCTGCATACCGTCGGTTGCTTGCGCGATGACTCGGGGTCTTGTTCCGATTGATCTCGTTCAAAATTTCCGGAGTAGTCTGAAGCTCGACCGACGATTGCAACCAATCAGCCTGGAGGGACTTCGACTCTTCAGTGTGTGGCTCCACAGGGGTATTAAGATCGTAAAACACGTTTGCATCTATCACAACTGGGATCTTCTGTTCTGTCTCTACAGACTCCGACAAAGAAAAGAGATCAGGGTTTCCGCTATCAAACCACCAATTCGTCAATATCGTGTCATTTGTACCTCTGCCACGCTTTTCGTGCACGGCTACGAATCCCAATTGGGGCCACAGAGCTGAAGCACTGAAATCACGCCGGCATGAAACGTTTATCCCCCGAAAAGATTTAGACGTTGCAACTAAAGCCTCGAAAAGGTCTCTTGCTATGTGACGCCCTCGCATCTCATCTCGCACGCATAAATGGACGACTGTGAGTCGATCACCACTTTTCCGAAAGAGAAGGTATCCCGCCAACAAACCCGCTTGATCACTGGCGACAAGGATACAACCTTTCGACGCATACTCATCAAAAGCACCATCAGGAAAGAAGCCAAGTGTGGCAGCGTTGGCCCGCCAGAGCTTCTTTACCTCATCCAGTTGACGCGGCAACCCTTTAAGAATTCCTACATTCATTCGAGTAATCTTGCCCGAAGGAAAACCCTGTAGCCTCATTATTTCGAACTAAAGGGTATCAGTATGGTCGATCGAAAGAAACGGTCTCAGCCAGCGAAAAATAGGACAACAGTCTATTCCCCCAGGATATCCCCGTCCATCCGCACAAATGAGCACCTAAGAGCATCTAATAACTTACACCCTCTAAGCTTCCTTCCTAATTTCTCAAAGGGATTGGAATGTTTGACCTTCCGTTGTGTGCGTCCAGGGAGGGCCTCTTCCTGCCTTCCCTACAACATCACACCTTCTCGCCCAAGGGAGTCGCCGGACTGTCCTTCACTGCGCGCGTCGAACGAGCACATTCTGATCGTGCGCGTTCCGCGAGCAAGAAGGATGGTCTGGCGGCTCCCCTCTCCTCCTTCTGAGGCCGCGCGTTGCGCGAGCACAGAAGATCATCAGCCTCCAGCCCCTGTCCCCCCTATCACTTCGCCAGGATTGTGGTACGGTAGAGACAACAGAGAACTAACCATGACCATTAAGGCACAATTTCCAGACGAGCAAAGCGTCGAAGGCGCCTTCACCAGGCAGCCGGATGTGTTCAAGAACTGGGTGACTGCGAATGGAGGCTCCGGCTACCCTGCCGAGAGAGGCCGCTACCACCTCTATGTCTCCCTGGCCTGTCCCTGGGCCCATCGGACCATCATTGTACGAAAACTCAAGAAGCTCGAAGACGTGATCGGCATGACGGTCGTGGACCCGATCCGCGACGAGCGAGGCTGGGCCTTCCGCGAAGGGCCGGGCCATTCGCTCGATCCGATCAATGGATTCCAGTTCCTCAGTCAGGCCTATAAGGCCACCGACCCCGACTATCGGGGACGATTCACCGTCCCTGTGCTGTGGGATACCGTCACGAAACGCATCGTGACCAATTCCGACGACGATCTCATGCGCATGTTCAACGGCGAGTTCAACCGCTTCACCGAGAACACGATCGACCTCTATCAAGACGGCATCAGGAAAGAAATCGACGATCTCAACACCTTCATCTACGAGAACGTGAACGACGGGGTCTATCGCGCGGGATTCGCCACCTCGCAG from Nitrospirota bacterium harbors:
- a CDS encoding glutathione S-transferase family protein; the protein is MTIKAQFPDEQSVEGAFTRQPDVFKNWVTANGGSGYPAERGRYHLYVSLACPWAHRTIIVRKLKKLEDVIGMTVVDPIRDERGWAFREGPGHSLDPINGFQFLSQAYKATDPDYRGRFTVPVLWDTVTKRIVTNSDDDLMRMFNGEFNRFTENTIDLYQDGIRKEIDDLNTFIYENVNDGVYRAGFATSQRAYERAVLRLFDALDQLEARLARQRYLFGSQFLETDWRLFVTLVRFDAVYHGHFKCNIRRIIDYPNLFNYLKDLYQTDGIADTVNFDHIKRHYYVTHDDINPTRIVPLGPDQDLTTPHGRERLR